Proteins encoded together in one Solanum lycopersicum chromosome 7, SLM_r2.1 window:
- the LOC101264138 gene encoding large ribosomal subunit protein uL2, with protein sequence MGRVIRAQRKGAGSVFKSHTHHRKGPARFRTLDFGERNGYLKGVITEVIHDPGRGAPLARITFRHPFRYKHQKELFVAAEGMYTGQFVYCGKKATLMVGNVLPLRSIPEGAVVCNVEHKVGDRGVFARCSGDYAIVISHNPDNGTTRIKLPSGSKKIVPSGCRAMIGQVAGGGRTEKPMLKAGNAYHKYRVKRNCWPKVRGVAMNPVEHPHGGGNHQHIGHASTVRRDAPPGQKVGLIAARRTGRLRGQAAATAAKADKA encoded by the exons ATGGGTCGTGTGATCAGAGCACAACGTAAGGGAGCAGGGTCCGTCTTCAAGTCCCATACTCACCACCGGAAAGGCCCCGCCCGGTTCCGTACACTCGACTTCGGTGAGCGTAATGGGTACCTTAAGGGTGTTATAACGGAGGTTATTCATGACCCAGGTAGGGGTGCTCCATTAGCCCGTATCACATTCCGTCATCCATTCCGTTACAAGCACCAGAAGGAGCTTTTCGTTGCGGCGGAGGGTATGTACACTGGTCAATTCGTTTACTGTGGGAAGAAGGCTACGCTCATGGTTGGCAATGTGTTGCCACTTAGATCTATCCCTGAAGGAGCTGTCGTTTGCAACGTTGAGCACAAAGTTGGTGACCGTGGTGTTTTTGCAAGGTGCTCTGGTGATTATGCTATTGTTATCAGTCACAATCCCGATAATGGAACCACTAG GATTAAGCTTCCATCAGGATCCAAGAAGATTGTTCCAAGTGGGTGTCGTGCCATGATTGGTCAGGTAGCTGGAGGAGGACGTACCGAGAAACCAATGCTCAAAGCAGGTAACGCATACCACAAGTACAGGGTGAAGAGGAACTGCTGGCCCAAGGTCCGTGGTGTTGCTATGAATCCCGTGGAGCATCCTCATGGTGGTGGTAACCATCAACATATTGGTCATGCTAGTACTGTCCGTCGTGATGCACCACCTGGTCAAAAGGTTGGTCTTATTGCTGCAAGGAGGACTGGTCGTCTTCGTGGACAAGCTGCCGCCACCGCTGCTAAGGCTGACAAGGCTTAA